The sequence CGAAAATTCGAACCGCTACAGCAAATGCAAGACAAAGGGATACCGGAAGGGCCGATCGGGATTAGCCGCACAACCCACGATCGCGAGAATGGGCAAAATCACGTTTAAGATAATCAACGGAATCAGTGCTAAAAAACCGATTAATACAAGACACAGAATTCCAACAATAATGCCGTAGATAAAAAAGGTCAGTTGAAAATTGACCGCTTCCTTAGCATTTTCCTGCACAATATAATCTTCAGACAAAAGTAAAATGACGATCGGAATGGAAATCGACACGATCGAAAAAGTCAGCAACCCTGCGCCATGGCTGACAATGCAAAGTAACTTTTGTTTGGTGCGGTCTTGGTGACTATGCATAGTGGTGGGTAAAGTGAGGGGATCGGGTGTCCTTGCTCTGATTGGCACTCTCTGGGCGAGTTCCCTTGGACGGATACCAACTAGTCTAAGAGATGCCATCATCTACAGTCAGACTACAGTCAGAGATAAGCCAGACTACCTACAGTCAGAGATAAGTCAGACTACAGTCAGAGATGGCATCATTCCCGATCGCTAGGTGCAGAAAACCTTATTGATTTCTGATCTGAGATCGCCCCCAAGTGAAAAACGATCGCTTCCCTAAGAAAAACGATCGCCCCTCAAATCAACTTTAAATCAACCTCAAATCAACCTCAAATCAACCTCAAGTGGTGTATTCTGCGTTGATCTTGACATAGTCATAGCTAAGGTCACAGCCCCATGCTTTGCCCTGGCCTGACCCCTCACCAACCCTGACCCGAATGATCACAGGATGGTTGACGAATTGAATACTTGCTGCCTCCCGATCGAACACGGTGGGATAATTGCCTTCTAGCACCAATAGCTCGTTGCTATTTTCAGTGCTGACAACCGATTTGCCCGCCAGTGGACTGATGCTAGCGTTGGCCTGTTGTACAAGATAGGCATTGGCTCCGGCCCGATCGAAGGCTAAGGGTTGTCCATTTTCCATCAGGCAAAACTCCCCTAACCAAATGCTAAGCTCCTCTTGGTTAAAGGGCACTCCGGCGCGTCCTGCCGCCCCCGCAATGCGTCCCCAGTTCGGATCCCGGCCAAAAATCGCAGACTTGGTTAGGGAAGATCCGGCGATCGTGCGGGCAATTTGTCGCGCCGCCGAATCACTGCTGGCCCCGGTCACTTGAACTTCGATCAAGCAGGTTGCCCCTTCCCCATCCCGCGCGATCGACTGCGCTAAATAGGTACAAACCTCCGTCAGCATGGCTTCCAATTTCTCTGCTTCCGGTCCCATTTCAGTGATGACCGGCGTGCGAGATTGGCCATTGGCTAGGGCGATCAGGGAATCATTGGTACTGGTATCCCCATCCACCGTGATTTGGTTGAAGCTCTTATCCGCCGCGCGATGGAGCATTTCCTGCCACAGGTGGGGAGCCACAGCCGCATCGCAGGTAATGAAAGCCAGCATCGTTGCCATATTGGGATGGATCATGCCGGAACCCTTGGCAATTCCCCCAATTCGCACGGGGCGATCGGCAATCCGAGTTTCCAGGGCGATCGACTTCGTAACTAAATCCGTGGTCGTAATCGCCTTGGCTGCACTATCGGATCCAGTTTCGCTCAGTGCTGCAACGACGTTGGGAATTCCCGATCGCAAGCCTTCCATCTTAATCCGCTGGCCAATCACGCCCGTCGAGGCCAACAGAACCGCGTTCGGTGAAATCTCTAGGGCTTGGGCCAGCAATTGCGCACTTTCGATCGCGTCTTCCAGACCCTGTTGCCCCGTGCCCGCATTAGCCTGTCCCGCATTACACAGAATGGCACGGGCGTAATGTTTCGCTTTGAGGCGTTGACGGCAGTAGTCCACACAGGCAGCCCTCACACAACTGGTGGTAAACACTCCCGCCGCGATCGCATCCACATCCGACACAATCAGTGCCAAATCAGGTAACCCTGAGGG comes from Alkalinema sp. FACHB-956 and encodes:
- a CDS encoding DUF4870 domain-containing protein yields the protein MHSHQDRTKQKLLCIVSHGAGLLTFSIVSISIPIVILLLSEDYIVQENAKEAVNFQLTFFIYGIIVGILCLVLIGFLALIPLIILNVILPILAIVGCAANPDRPFRYPFVLHLL
- the argJ gene encoding bifunctional ornithine acetyltransferase/N-acetylglutamate synthase — protein: MADWQMITGGVTAPKGFRAAGITAGLKPSGLPDLALIVSDVDAIAAGVFTTSCVRAACVDYCRQRLKAKHYARAILCNAGQANAGTGQQGLEDAIESAQLLAQALEISPNAVLLASTGVIGQRIKMEGLRSGIPNVVAALSETGSDSAAKAITTTDLVTKSIALETRIADRPVRIGGIAKGSGMIHPNMATMLAFITCDAAVAPHLWQEMLHRAADKSFNQITVDGDTSTNDSLIALANGQSRTPVITEMGPEAEKLEAMLTEVCTYLAQSIARDGEGATCLIEVQVTGASSDSAARQIARTIAGSSLTKSAIFGRDPNWGRIAGAAGRAGVPFNQEELSIWLGEFCLMENGQPLAFDRAGANAYLVQQANASISPLAGKSVVSTENSNELLVLEGNYPTVFDREAASIQFVNHPVIIRVRVGEGSGQGKAWGCDLSYDYVKINAEYTT